A stretch of Glandiceps talaboti chromosome 18, keGlaTala1.1, whole genome shotgun sequence DNA encodes these proteins:
- the LOC144449226 gene encoding DNA repair protein RAD51 homolog 3-like yields MQRDVATFPFPPDQKRKLQQAGFQTVGDLLEVSPVELSKELDVSKEEALEILQLVRRDDNCVENKSTHSKTLTNKSMTALEKLKQEKNLPCIITFCEELDEILGGGVPLTKITEFCGAPGIGKTQLGIQLCVDVQIPSLFAGVEGEAVYIDTEGSFMVQRVMDIAKGTVSHCQHITQLENTPEQKEAQKMFTVESILSGIYVFRCNDYIELLATINLLPEFVQQHKIKLVVVDSIAFHFRHNFDDMALRTRLLNGLAQNLIRMASQYQLAVVLTNQMTTKIASEGKGQSHLAPALGESWGHASTIRVVLFWQNNQRYARLYKSPSRKDATIPYQITMNGIRSACLDPTQQNITTEQLPVTTQHLPTAQQCIQHDRDNELSSSFNPRKRLRPDD; encoded by the exons ATGCAGCGAGATGTCGCCACTTTTCCTTTCCCACCTGATCAAAAACGAAAGCTACAGCAAGCAGGATTCCAGACAGTGGGTGATCTGTTGGAAGTCTCTCCTGTCGAATTGAGCAAAG AACTTGATGTAAGTAAAGAGGAAGCATTAGAGATTTTACAATTGGTGAGAAGAGATGACAACTGTGTTGAAAATAAGAGTACTCATTCAAAGACCTTGACAAATAAATCAATGACCGCTTTAGAAAAACTGAAACAAGAGAAAAATTTGCCATGTATTATAACATTCTGTGAAGAGCTTGATGAAATCCTAGGTGGAGGTGTCCCACTTACTAAGATAACAGAATTCTGTGGAGCTCCTGGGATAGGTAAAACTCAACTTGG TATTCAGCTGTGTGTGGATGTacaaataccatcactatttgCTGGTGTAGAGGGTGAAGCTGTTTACATTGATACTGAAGGTAGTTTTATGGTACAAAGAGTTATGGATATCGCTAAAGGCACAGTATCACATTGTCAGCATATCACACAACTGGAAAACACCCCAG AACAAAAAGAAGCCCAGAAAATGTTTACAGTGGAAAGTATACTGTCTGGTATCTATGTGTTTAGATGCAATGACTATATAGAGTTATTAGCTACCATCAATTTATTACCAGAGTTTGTACAACAACATAAG atAAAACTGGTAGTGGTAGACAGCATTGCCTTCCATTTTAGACACAATTTTGATGACATGGCATTAAGGACAAGACTTCTGAATGGTTTGGCACAGAATTTGATACGAATGGCGTCACAGTACCAGTTAGCT GTTGTTCTGACCAATCAGATGACAACAAAGATAGCATCAGAGGGCAAAGGTCAATCCCATCTAGCACCTGCTTTGGGAGAGAGTTGGGGTCATGCTAGTACCATCAGAGTTGTCTTGTTCTGGCAAAACAACCAAAG GTATGCCAGATTATACAAATCACCAAGCAGAAAGGACGCCACTATACCTTATCAAATAACA ATGAATGGTATACGAAGTGCCTGTCTGGATCCAACACAGCAGAACATTACCACAGAACAACTACCAGTCACCACACAACATCTACCAACAGCACAGCAGTGCATTCAGCATGACAGAGATAATGAACTATCTTCAAGTTTTAACCCAAGGAAGCGACTAAGACCCGATGACTGA